The sequence CTACTCGTTCCCCGCGGGGAGAGAGGGAAGTCAAGCGGGGTCGCTGACCGGCACTTTAGATCGCACCCAACCGGACCTGAGCGCCTTGACAACTCACCCCTCGCGTCGATCGTGCGATGTATGCGATTCGCAGGATTTCCTTCCCATCGCGCGAAGTGGCTGTGCAAGCCTACTATGAACTGGCGCGACGTGGCCGCGTCGTGAGTCTTCCCGACGGCCAGTTCATCGTGCCTGAGCCTGGCGTGGCCTTCCTGAAAGCCAAAAATCTGGCGCACGAAGTGCACGAATGGCTGCATGGGGATCATGTCACGCAGACGAGGTGGTCTGAACTTATTTCCTGATCGACGTTCTTTCCATCAACCACCGCAAACCGGCTTTGTCGTTGGCTTTGGGTTCTACGGCCGTCACGTACCGAGGGGTGTTGCTGACTTTGGTTAACATGGGCCCAAACCGCCAATGCCGGACGATAGCGCTGCCGTCGGCGAACGAAACCCCGCCGCCCCCGCCGTGGTGCGAAGCCGGCACGTCATGCCAATGGGAGCGGTCCACCGGATGCACAAAGAAATTTCCGTCGTTGATGAAATCCGGGTGTTCATCCGCAAGGACGAAGATTTTGGTCGGCTCGGAGATTTCCGAAAGTTTAAGGAACCGGCGGAAATCGGGCTCCTCCTCGATATTCCAGTTGAGTCGCCGGGCATAGGTTGACCTGGGCTGGCAATGGTGGCGCTGTGGCAATCCGGTCGGATGCTATCGTGACTTGGGTTTAAGGCCAGTATCGTTTTCGGTTCGGCTGGGGATCGTCATTTCGATCCTTCGCCCATTTCTCAGTACACGGTTCGGGCTTCTCCTTTTTGAATTTATTTTCTTGCTGAAGGCGGCGGAGAGGAAATGACTTCGCAGTTCCGAGCGCAGAACCCAAAAGACACGATTAGGATTAGTTAGGAGCACGAGCGTTGCATCCGCAAGTTGTCGGTGGCCATAGCGCAGATTTCCAATCTGCTGTATCGCCGAGTTGTAATCGGCATGGCGTCGGCAAGCTTCCAGGTCCGTGGACTGGTCGGCGGTTCGCAGAATGCAATTCTGCGCTACGGCAGAGTGCAACTCTGCGCTACGAGGACAGAATCACCGAGAACTTGTGGATGCACTGGAGCACGAGCGCGGCGGCCTGGATGCCAGCGCACAGTAAAGATGGTGGACAAAGGTCGCATTGTCGCCGCACACATATTGCATCGCTCCGCCCATGCGCGAAAAACTTTTGCAGAAGCGCAGGTAGTAAGCCGGGTTGGTCTTCGGCGGCTCCCCGTGCGCCCAATCCCAATTCCCCGCGTCCTGGATATCGACCACATAAATGCTGTGATCGCAGACAATGGGACGCCGCGCCTGGAGACGCAAATTATTCACGCAGCTCAGGCTTTTCTCGAACACCTGCGGCCCCATGATCGCCGAACCGATCGACAGGACCACGCCGCCATCCAACCCTTCCACCGCGGCCGCAAAACTCCGAAAATCCAAATCCGCCGCGCGTCCGATGACCGCGCCGTTGAACATCGGGTGATTCGCAATAATGTCGTAACCGACGCCCGGATGCACGGTCAGCGGAATCCCGTGGCGGAACGCATTCGCAAAAATCGAAGCGTGCTTCCAGCCGTGGGAGACTTCGATCCGTCCCGCGGGCAAATGATGCGCTTGCATGGCTTGCAGCAAGTCGGCTCGCGCCGGCGTCAACGGGTGCAACGGCTCGGACTGGATCGCTTGCCGTAATGCATCGGCCGCGGGCAACGCGACGCCGTCCTCCGCGATAAACCGTCCCACTGCCCGCCCGTACCCTTCGCCGCGCAAAGCGCCAGCGAGCAGCGCCAGATGGATGTTGCGCCCGGTTTCATCCCACGCGCCGAACGTTCCGGTGGCCACGTTTTCCTCGACACTCTCCGTGGATCGGCCCAGGAAGGCGTACTCCCAATCGTGAATCGAGCCGGCGCCGTTGGTCGCGAGATGAGTCAACCACCCGCGCGTCATCATCCGTTCGAGGATCAACGCCGCGCCATTGCGCAGCAAATGCGCGCCGTAGATGAGCAGGACGCTGGCGCCGCGTTCGCGAGCCGCCGTGATCTTGCTGGCCGCTTCCCGGATGACCGAGGCGGTTCGTTCGTCGCACAGCGCAGGAGTTCCGTCCGGCGCGATCAAAATCTCTTCGACTCGTGTGAGGCTCTTGCGCGCCGCGAGCGGGAGCACTTTCAAGCGGGAAAGATCCAGCGGCTCAGAGTCCATGGGAAGCTTTCTTGGCCTCAGGGCCATGCACATGGCCCTTGGACCGAAAACCGTGCGGACCGCAGCCTTCAGGCTGCTTCCGCGCACTCTTCGGAGTCCGGCGTAGAAGCGGCCTAAAGGCCACGGTCCGGAGGAACGGTTCATGGGAAGTTCCCTTGGTCGAATCACCATGCGCACGCCCCGTGGACCCGGTAGGGCGAGTCCGTCCCGGCGAGCCGCTCAACCGGCTTGGAACACGTCCGACCCGGCTCGCTGAGGACAGGCTCGCCCAGCCGTCAGGTTCGTGGAAAGTTGAACATCGAACTTTGAACTTTGAACCTTGAACCTTGAATTCGGCGGCGCTACGGCGCCGCCCCGTTCCCATCCGGAGATGCGTCCGCAACGCGCTCATGCGAACAAAACCTTCAGCAAGGCGTCCGCGTCCCGATAATCCGGGATGCAGACGTCCGCGCCCACGCCCACCAGACGCTGCCGTTTCCATTCGTCCATGCGTCCCGATCCATTGCGCGCTTCATCACTCGCCACCGCCACCGCCAGCCCGCCGACTTCTTTCGTATTCTCGATTTCCACGTAGCCATCGCCGAACGCGAGCAATTGTTCGCCTGCGATTCGGTGCTCGCGGAGGATGCGTTCGATGACCATTTTTTTCGAGAACGACCTGTAATCGTCCTTCGCGCCGTAAATGTGTTCGCCAAAATATCGAGTCAGATCCAGCAACAGGCTTTCTTCCTTCACAAACGGCTCGTCCGTGCCGCTCGCCAGGTAAAGGCTGAGCCCGCGTGCCTTCAAGTTCTCCAAAAGCGGCCGGGCGCCGAAGACGAGAAAATCGTCCTGCTGGAGGGACCCGTTGGCGATGCCTTCGATCCGGTGCCGGATTTTTTCGTCCAAGCGCCGCAGATATTCGTGCTTGTACCAGAGCGGTTCCTCGGCCTGGCCGCCGCGCTCCTGTACGCGCTCGGCGAACTGGATCATCTGGTAAATCGTCTGCTTGCCATTCAAGCGCATGATGTCGTCGAACAACATCCGCCGGAGTTGATCCTCTGTGTCGTCATTCCGCCGAGGCAACATTTCGAGAAACAGGGGAAGCATGACCTCGGGCCAACCCTCGCGGATCAAGGAGAGCGTGCCGTCGAAATCAAACAGCACGTGGCTGATTGAGCGGCGAGGCACAAAAGCCGGACTGAACTCAACCAGCCCGCGGAACGAACCCGTCGAAACCATTGCCTGTCTCTTACGGAGGAACCCCGGGGTTGTCAATGCGCTCGGCCAGCCCGCAGCGATTCTCATTTGTCCTGCCGCGCTGACCGACTCTTCGAATGCGGAGTGCGAATTGCGGAATGCGGAATAATGATGGCCGCACGCGCATTCAATTCCGCACTCCGCATCCGCATTCCGAAACCGTTTGCTGACCAATTCTTGAAGCTGGCCGGCGCGTTCCAGTTGCGCGTACTGCTCCGGTGTCGGCCGCGGCGGTGAACCCAGGCGCACGGAAAAAGCCCGACCCAAGATCAGCGGGCCGAGATTCTGAAAGCCTGCTTTAATGAGTCCTGAGATCGAGAGGTTGCTGGAAGCCTATCACGAGATGCGAACGTGTCCTCCGGACGAGGACGCGCAATGCGCTGCTTCCTTCGAGCAGCTCTTAAACTGCGCTTTGGACTGCCGTCGGGAACCAGCCGCGAGGCCTTGTTCGATGCCATTCAGATACGCTACCGGGCTCGCCGCAAAACTACGACCCTCCCGCCGCGCGCTTGATTTACTGTGCCGACCGTGGGATTGACGACAGATCGACCGGAGAACCGCAGCGCAGATTTCCAATCGGCGGGGCGCTGGCAAGTCCCAGCGTGCTCGGACTGGGAGACGCCCCGCAGAATACAATTCTGCGATACGGCAGAGTGCAACTCCGCGCTACGAGCTTTGTCGTCCATCCCGCGGACCTAGCAGTAGACTCCGGGATGGATTGATGCCGGAGGGGCCGCTTCCCGTTTTATCGCCGTCGCGAAAGCGCCGAAACCCAACTCCGATTCGTGTCGATCGGATACTGCTATCCATAAAAGTTTCTTCAGCTTGCGCAAAGTTTCCCTTTCAACCGATTTAATGTGCGCTTGATGCGCTGAACTGTGACGATTCTTTTTGCTCCACGGGATTGCCTGGTGTACAGCAATCTTCCGTGCAGAACATCGCATGAATGCAGACCGGCTCCTGTTCCTTTTCCTTTGCCTGGCGGGGATCTTGCCTTTGCTGGCCAAACGGAACCTTCTGCGAACCTGGGCCTGGGCCGGCACAGCGGTCGTGGGTTCGTTCATGCTTCTGTTGGGCTTCGCCTGGAACAATCTCCAGAACCAAGCAGCCAGTGCCCGGTCTGCAAAATTTGAGCACGTGCCGCGCGAGGAGGACCAGAACGGCTACGTCACTTCCGATCATTGCCAGGCCTGCCATCCGGACGAATACCACAGTTGGCATCGCAGTTTTCACCGGACCATGACGCAGTACGCCACGGCAGACACGGTCGTGGCCGATTTCAATGATGTGAAACTCGATGCCCGCGGAGAGCGGTACCACCTGCAGCGCCGCGGCAACGAACTGTGGGTGGAAATGCCGGATCCGGATTGGAAGGCGGACCAATCGAGCCGGACCCGAAGCCTGGATGGGCACAATCTGACCAACGCGCCGCGGGTCTGGCGCCGCGTGAGCATGGCGACCGGTTCGCATCATCTGCAAAAATTCTGGGTGCCAAGCCAGCGCGGCAATCTGCAATACGACCTTCCGTTCACCTGGTTGATCGAGGACCAGCGCTGGGTGCTGCGCGAGGATTCCATCGTGCGCGATCCGCAGCTTCCTTTGCTCGTACAGGTGTGGAACATGAATTGCATCAAGTGCCACTCCACCGGCGCCCAACCGCGGCGCGATTCAAAAACGGGGCTGATGGAAACGCGCGTCGGCGAAATGGGCATCGCTTGCGAAGCGTGCCACGGTCCGGCCGAAGAGCACGTGAAGAAGCACCGCCAACCGTTGCACCGCTATCGAACGCACTTCGGCAAGCCGGACCCGACGATCGTCAATCCCGCGCGTCTGCCGCCGAAAAAAGCCTCCGAGGCGTGCGGCCAATGCCACGCGATCAAAGTGAACCTGGACAAAGACTGGGAACAGAGCGGCTCGCAATTCAGGCCCGGCGGCGACCTGGAAAAGCACATGGCGCTGGTGCTCCCGGCCAAGGGTTCGAAAATCCCCGGTCTGGCCGAGGCGATGAAAGAATCCGAGGAAGTGCAGCATTTTTTCTGGCGCGACGGCATGGTGCGCATCGCGGGCCGCGAGTACACAGGCATGGTTCAATCGCCATGCTATGAGCGCGGCAACCTCACGTGCTTCTCGTGCCATTCGCTGCACGAGAGCGATCCGAACGATCAACTCGCCCGGGGCATGAATGGAAATCAGGCGTGCCTCCAGTGCCACACTTCCCTGCGGACTCGCCTCACGGAACACACGCGGCACCGGGCCGAGTCGAGCGGGAGCGAATGCTACAATTGCCACATGCCGCACACGAACTGGGGGCTTCTCGGCGCCATCCGCAGCCACCAGATTTCCAGTCCGACGGTTCAAAGCAGTCTTCAAACGGGCCGGCCCAACGCCTGCAACCTGTGTCACCTCGACAAAACGCTGGCCTGGACGGCGCGGTATTTGTCCGAGTGGTACCAGACTCCTTCGACCAACCTGAGTCCGGACGAAGCGTCGATTTCCGCCGCCGCGCTCTGGGCGTTGAAAGGTGACGCGGCGCAACGCGCAATCATGGCGTGGGCCATGGGGTGGGAACCCGCGCGCCAAATTTCAAGCCAGCGTTGGATGGCGCCAATCCTGGCCCAACTGCTCGACGATCCTTACGGCGTGGTGCGGTATCGAGCGGGCCGGTCGTTCCAGCAGATTCCGGGATTTGAAAACTTCACGTACGACTACGTGGCTCCGGCGGCGGAACGGGCCCGGGCCCGCGAACGGGCTTTGGAACTCTGGAATCAGCGGCCGGCGGATGTGTCAGATCGCGCCGGGCCGGAGGTTCTGTTGAGTCCTGAAGGACGTCTGGCGCAGGACCAATTCGATCGGCTGCTTCGTCAGCGTGACAATCGATCCGTGTTCATCATTGAGTGAGGCTTGAGTTGCGGGAGGACCGATTTCCGAGACTTGAATTGGCCGGGAGCATCCGCCATTGTGGCTCTTATGAACAACGTCCAAGACATAGAGTCGGCGCTCGCCAAACTGTCACTTGCAGACTTGCAGGCAGTTCGCGATTGGCTGGACGATTTCATTGAAGACCAATTAGAAGTCAGCAACGAGTTCAAGGCGAAAATCCAGCGGGCCAAACAGGAAATCGCTGGTGGCATCCACTCGCGCGTCCGCAGGCCTGAAACTGGCCCGTGAGCGCGGCGCTGCAAATCTATTCGCGGGATTTCGACAGGGACTTCTTCAAACTTCCGGCTGCTATCCAAATCAGAATCGAAACCAGCATCGATCGCTTAGAGCGTGTCCGAAAATTCCGCGGGGTCTTGTTTTCGCGCCAAAGGCCGGATGGCGAGGCGCGACGAAGGAGAATATCCTCCCTGGATCTTCGACTGAGGAGCAACGAAGCCAGGCGGCCTTTGGCGCGAAAACCCTCCGGGCGGCGGGTCTTTTGTCCGTGGCCTGCGTTGGCTCGGTCCTTACAGCCCGCGTTGGGGATGCTCGGACCTCGCCGCCTTGGCCACAGCCAAAATCCCTCGCCGCAGGACCCCGCGCAATTTTCGGACACGCTCTTAGGGTTGATGCTGGACATTCATCCACACCACCGGATGAAGGCACTGGATACCTACCGCCTCCGGGTGGGCGATTATCGCGTCATCTACGATTTCGACCGCGCCCAAGGCGTGCTTCACTTGCTTGCAGTCGGACACCGCCGTGAAGTTTACCGTAAATGAGTCGGCGAAAACCGATCCATGGGAAGTCACCGAGAATTCTGTCGAATCGACGCAGCGTGTTCCAGTGCTTCTTGCGCGGGGCGGAAGTCGGGAGCAATGCGCTGCGCTTGCCGGAATTGTTCAATGGCTTCCTCCCGTCTTCCGGCTTTCATAAGCACATCGCCCAGGGCAAGCCTGGACAGCAAAAGGCTCGGATGAAGTTTCACTACGGTTTCATGTTGAGCGATCGCGCCCTTGTAGTCTTTCGAGTCGGCCAGCAAACCGCCGAAGTTGTAGTGCAATTGCCAGTCGTTGGTCTTTTGAGTGATGGCCTGGCGATAGGTCTGAATCGCCCGGTCCAAATCTTCGCGGCGAAAACGGCTCAGGCGGTTGGATACGGAAAGTTCTGCCCGGCGCTGTCTCTCCGCGTGTTCCAGTTGATCGACGAAAGGCGGTTTGGCCGTCATCCGGGCCATGGCGTCGGCGACGTTGAATTCATCCCAAGCCGTGAACGCGAGCGCGTCCGCGCATTCCTTCCGCGACGGCAGCGGTTTCGCGGGAGACCCGAGGCCGAGCGCTTTTTCGACTGCGTCACGAATCGTTTGCGCCAGGAGATAATCGCCGTCGAACGTGAAATGGACATGGTCGTTGAAGAGCTTTTCGCCGGGAATTCCGTGGTCGCTCAATGCGCTTTGTTCAAATGCCCGCGCCGAATCGGCCAGGAAAATGCCTTGAGCTTCCATGCCCGAGGCCACTTGCTGGACGATTTCGTTCATCCGCCTGTCGGTGCGAAACTGCATCGCGTCTTGGTCCAACGCCTGGCGATAATGCTCGCGCGCCTTGTCGAACTGTCCGATCGCGGCGTAACAGCGTCCGAGTCGGAAATGGAGTTCGGCGAAATGATCGTCCAGGCGCAACGCGTCGGAGAAATGCTGAAGCGCCTTGTCGGGCTGGCCGTTTTTCTCCGCGACCGCGCCTTCCTTGTAAGCGGCTTCCCAGCGATTCTTCTCCGAGTCGGTTAGATCCGCGCGATGCAAGGAGCCCAGCGGCGGGAAATCCATCAGATTCACGGCCACGGTCGAGACGATGGCTTTGGCTCCGGCCTTTTCGATCACGCGGCAAATGTCCTCCAGGTTCGCGCGGAAATTATCGTAAACGGCCTGGCGCCGCGGATCGTGGATCGTGAGGCGGTGGCGGCGGAAGTATTCGACGTCCTGCTGGCGGGATTTCGAGGGGTCGGGCTTTTGCGCGAGGCGAATCGTCGATTCCAGCCACTGGGCCGTGCGCGTGGATTTCATCCATTGACCGAGGCGAAGCAACTTCAGATAGGACGTAAAGTTGAACCCGGTTGGATCCGGCGCGTGCAAACCGATGGCCTCGTTGTTGCCCATGTAAATGACGAACAAATCCGACTGAAGGCGCGCGCACTCGCGCGCGATCGGCAGGATGATGTGGGAATTGATGCCGCGCATCGCGGCATTGATGACCTCGAACTGTTTGTCGGGGAACTGGCGGCGCAGCATCTCTTCCAGAATTCGGGCGAAGCCGAAGGCGGGGTCGGGCGTGCCGGCGGCCGCGGATTCGCCCAGGATGAAAACGCGGATCGTGCCGGGCGGTTTCTGGGCAGGAACAAAAATCGGGTGCGGAACAGTCGCGGTCTCGCGCGGATAGAATTGCCAGCCAAACTTTCGATTGGTGGTCAGAGTCGCGCCATCCTCCAGCTTCACAAAGAAGCTTGTGGGATAACCGTAGCCAAAAACGCGAAGCCCCGCTTCGAGCGCAACCAGGAACAAAATCGGGAACAACCCGAAGAGCGCCAGCCGGAACAGCCAGAGCCGCCTGCGTGGGACTGGATCGTGTCGCTCGGCGGCCTTTGGAGCTTTGGCGCCGCTTGCGAGTGCGGTGGGTCCAGGATGGTCCCCTGGTTTTGGGTGACTCGACGGCCTGCGCTTTTTCTTGGACATACTCAACCGGAATCCGAAGCACGAAATCCGACCCAAACCGGATCATGGCGCTTCTCGTGCATGGAGACGACGCGGGACACTAAGGGCGGGCGCTGCGACCGTCGAGCCGATTTCGAGGCAGGGCTGGCGAGTGGCTCGAAACCAGGCATGGATCCCGATTTGCGTTGGTCGGGACGCATTCCGGGACGCATTCCAGGACGCATTCCAGGACGCATTCCACCGCGTCCCATTTCAACTTTAAGCGCGACGCGCAAACAGGTCGAAATCCTCTGACGGCGGCAAGAAGACGGACACAGAATCAATCGTTTGGCGCAAGCTTGACGGCATACTGGCTGAGAAAATCCGCCTCGCCCAATCGACGCGGGTTTTCTTTGGAATCCTGTTCGAGAACTTTTTGAGCCAGGCGCGCGAACGCCAGGCTCTTTGTCGGCCAGAGCATGACCGCCGGCCTCGCCGCCGCGGCTTCCTCATGGCCCAAATGCTGATGATTTGAAAGAGCAGCGCGCGTGCCTCGCCTGCCGCATTGGGCGATTTACCGGATGCTTCAATTCCCGCATTGCAACCGGGAAGCGACAGGATAAATTCTGACCATGACAACGAAAGCAGCGGCGGCCAACGGCACGGGCGAGCAGGACGCGAAATATCTTGCCGAGATCGGTGGATATATTTCGGAAATCGCGGCGATTCGCCGCAACATGAAGAAGACGGACGCTGAAATCCGCCGGCTCGAAGCCTCGACCCGCCGAAAACTCGACCACATTCGCGCCAATCTTCATGTGGAAAAAGCTGCTTGAATTGTTTCGCGGTCAAGTCTTCCTGGCCAGAGAGGTTCAGGAAAACAAAGAGAATCTGGCGCGTCTGCGCCGGGAATTCGATGATTTGAGCGACCTCGTCGTCCGGCTGCAATATAAACTGCGCTCGGAAATCCGCAGTCTCCGCGAAGAAGAACGACACGAACGCGAGAAGCTGGTGCTCCGTCTGGAAAACACGCTGCTGAAATTCGAGCGACAACTTCCTCCGCCAAAAGAAACCAGGAAACTCAAAGGATAGCGCAGGCTCAAGAAACCTTTCTGACATTTCATTGGCGAAACTTTTCGTGGCGTTCGTAAAGGCGCAGACGGGCTTGAAATTTCTCCACCAGCTTTGAATCCTGTCGCTCCGGCGAGAGAAGCGAGATGGCCTTCTGTTCCATGATGATCGCTTGGTCCCATTGATCCTGTTCCGCATGGGCCGCGGCCAACGTGTCCACGAAGCCTGCCTCCTTCCAGCGATTCTTCTCGCACGCCTCACCAGCCAACTTCAGGGCTTTAGTGCCATTCCTAACTGCCGCGTCCTGCGCAGTTGCCAGGACCCAGGCGAGGCTGTTCGGGGGCGAGACCAAAACGGCCTGGCGCAGACTGGCGAGAGTGCTCTCCCTGGACGCGTACACGGCTTGATGCGGCTGGGAACCGCTGATATTTTTGGACCATGAGCACGGTAGAACTTGCCGTAGAGAAAGTGAAAAAACTCTCCGAGAGCCAAGCCCAAGCTTTGCTCGAATGGTTGAGAACACAACCGCCACATCAAGGTGCCGCGAGCCAACCGCGCGCTCCACTTGAAAAGGAGCCTCTCTGGATGAAGGACTTTGGCGCCTTCGGACAAACGCCCGAGACGCGAGCGGAGACCCGCCGAATCCAGAAACTGATCGACGACGAATTCGAGAGCCTGGAGCCGGAGGAGACACGGTGATCCTCGACACAAATGCGCTCTCCGCGTTTGCCGAAGGAAACCAAGCCGTTAGGGAAACCATCGCCAATGCCGCTGGCCCGTATCTTCCAGTGATTGTCCTCGGCGAATACCGCTTCGGATTGATGGGAAGCCCCGAGCGGGATCGACGCTTGCATTGGCTGGAAGCGCTGGCTTCGCATTGGACGGTTCTGAAAACGTCACTCAGGAAACGGCCGTGCTCTATGCCGAGATTCGCCAGACGTTGAGGCAACGGGCGACTCCGATCCCCTCCAATGACACCTGGATCGCCGCGCTTGCTCGGCAGCATGGGCTGCCGGTGCTCAGCAATGACAGGCATTTCGACCTCGTTCCCGGTCTTGTTCGCACTGGTTGGTAGGCAAAGCAGTCATCAGCTTGCATCGATCATTTTTTCTTGGGCCGCGGTTCTTCAGAGCGGAACATTGGCTCAGCGGTGCATGGCGGCCTTTTCTTCTTTCTGCCACTGCGACACCTGTTCTGGAGAAGCCGCCCTCCAGGCGTTCCAATCTTTCGCCTGATCCCGATTGTTCAATGTCCCATCCCAACTGTGAGTCACAAACCAGTGCCCATCGGAGGAAAACAGGACATCTGTGATTTGCGATTCGTGTCCTTCGAGCATCAACGATTCCTTTCCGGTGGACGCATCCCATAGCCTTATCGTGTGATCTCCACTGCCACCCCCTGTCACGATGCGTTTGCCGTCCGGAGAAAAGGCCACCGCCGTGATCGCCCCGCTGTGCCCTTTGAGAGTCGCCAGTTCTTTGGCGTTGGCTATGGGCCAGAACTTCGGCATGGCGGTATTCCATACCTTGGCCGTCCCATCGCTGCTCGCAGTTACAATCTTTCGTCCATTCGGAGAGAAAGCCCACGTCATAACGGCAGCGTGCGGCAATTCCAACATTTTACCACGATTGCCTTGAAGGAGCTTAACAGTTTGATCTCCGTTACCATGGTCAACCAACACGGACAAACCATCCGGATCCGGTTGGCCGCCGCGTGAAAGTACAGGATTCATTGGACCCATGTTGGGCAAGAATAATCTGGGGGGATTGGTTCCACTTTGAGTGTGAGACCGCCCCTTATTGTCTGTACTTCCCACACCTTGGCTGTTTCATCCCAACTGCCGGTAATAATCTGGTTGCCGGCCGGAGAAAAGGTGACTGATTTGATCCATTCGAAAACGGGCTTGCCAATTACTATTAGTCATAGTACTACGGTCAGTCGTATGAATTCCTGCCCTCGAAATTCTCCCGGCTCAATCTTCGTTGTCCAGATATGAAATCCAAACTCATCGACCGCTTCGGTTCCCTCCAGAGGCAAATCATGGAGATCCTCTGGGAATTAGGGGAAGCCTCCGTCCATGATGTGCGCGATCGGCTCGCCAAGAAAAAACCTCTCGCTTACACCACCGTGCTCACGGTCTTGCAGAAACTGGAGCTGGCGGGCTGGGCCAAGCATCGCGAGGATGGCCGGAGCTACATTTATGCTCCGGCGAAAACTCGAATTGAAGCCGGCTCCGGCGCGCTCCAGAATTTCATCAAGCAGGTCTTTCAAGGCGATCCGCTCCTGCTTTTCCAGCACCTCGTCGAGACGGCCGACCTGGATGAGAAGGATTTGGCCGAGCTCAAACGCATCATCGACGAAAAGAGAAAGGGACTGAAATGACCAACCTGCCTGTTCCAATCGAGCCGTTCTTGTGGGATTGCTTCTGGCAATCGTCCGTTTGTCTGCTGCTGGGCTTGCTGGGAGGCCTTTGCTGGGCCAGGCGTCCGGCCCGCGCCCATCGAGTCCTGTTGCTCGCGCTGGGGGCCGCGCTGCTCGCGCCGCTGCTCAGCCTGGCGGTGCGCCATTACGGTTGGGGAATGCTGCCGCCGCGGGTCTCGGCGGTCGGCCACAACTCCGTTGGACCGACTCCGACGGCGCCTGCCCTGCCCTCTCCGCAGTCAGCCGCGGCTGAATCTGCCCAGGCCGCGGAGACATCCGTCGCCACGGAAGCGCTGACCGAAGCGCGCGCGCGCGA is a genomic window of Verrucomicrobiota bacterium containing:
- a CDS encoding HAD family hydrolase, which encodes MVSTGSFRGLVEFSPAFVPRRSISHVLFDFDGTLSLIREGWPEVMLPLFLEMLPRRNDDTEDQLRRMLFDDIMRLNGKQTIYQMIQFAERVQERGGQAEEPLWYKHEYLRRLDEKIRHRIEGIANGSLQQDDFLVFGARPLLENLKARGLSLYLASGTDEPFVKEESLLLDLTRYFGEHIYGAKDDYRSFSKKMVIERILREHRIAGEQLLAFGDGYVEIENTKEVGGLAVAVASDEARNGSGRMDEWKRQRLVGVGADVCIPDYRDADALLKVLFA
- a CDS encoding type II toxin-antitoxin system VapC family toxin, whose amino-acid sequence is MPLRIDGKPRAGSTLALAGSAGFALDGSENVTQETAVLYAEIRQTLRQRATPIPSNDTWIAALARQHGLPVLSNDRHFDLVPGLVRTGW
- a CDS encoding tetratricopeptide repeat protein, coding for MSKKKRRPSSHPKPGDHPGPTALASGAKAPKAAERHDPVPRRRLWLFRLALFGLFPILFLVALEAGLRVFGYGYPTSFFVKLEDGATLTTNRKFGWQFYPRETATVPHPIFVPAQKPPGTIRVFILGESAAAGTPDPAFGFARILEEMLRRQFPDKQFEVINAAMRGINSHIILPIARECARLQSDLFVIYMGNNEAIGLHAPDPTGFNFTSYLKLLRLGQWMKSTRTAQWLESTIRLAQKPDPSKSRQQDVEYFRRHRLTIHDPRRQAVYDNFRANLEDICRVIEKAGAKAIVSTVAVNLMDFPPLGSLHRADLTDSEKNRWEAAYKEGAVAEKNGQPDKALQHFSDALRLDDHFAELHFRLGRCYAAIGQFDKAREHYRQALDQDAMQFRTDRRMNEIVQQVASGMEAQGIFLADSARAFEQSALSDHGIPGEKLFNDHVHFTFDGDYLLAQTIRDAVEKALGLGSPAKPLPSRKECADALAFTAWDEFNVADAMARMTAKPPFVDQLEHAERQRRAELSVSNRLSRFRREDLDRAIQTYRQAITQKTNDWQLHYNFGGLLADSKDYKGAIAQHETVVKLHPSLLLSRLALGDVLMKAGRREEAIEQFRQAQRIAPDFRPAQEALEHAASIRQNSR
- a CDS encoding BlaI/MecI/CopY family transcriptional regulator; the protein is MKSKLIDRFGSLQRQIMEILWELGEASVHDVRDRLAKKKPLAYTTVLTVLQKLELAGWAKHREDGRSYIYAPAKTRIEAGSGALQNFIKQVFQGDPLLLFQHLVETADLDEKDLAELKRIIDEKRKGLK
- a CDS encoding type II toxin-antitoxin system RelE/ParE family toxin, translating into MLGPRRLGHSQNPSPQDPAQFSDTLLGLMLDIHPHHRMKALDTYRLRVGDYRVIYDFDRAQGVLHLLAVGHRREVYRK